Proteins encoded in a region of the Quercus lobata isolate SW786 chromosome 8, ValleyOak3.0 Primary Assembly, whole genome shotgun sequence genome:
- the LOC115956442 gene encoding uncharacterized protein LOC115956442, whose product MVSSLIDNDTKWGKVEVVRSIFLPFEASTILKIPLNYNLPKDNLIWIGNKLGVFTVKSAYHIASSLVDLNEDGECSLSDLKTLLWKRIWGQKVPQKLKIFAWRTCVNGLPTMLNLSHRCIHCSSFCPPCDKAIESTAHALLLYDHAKLTWTQWHNCLVDVTSSSREPVDIALDIIEKGSPNDLEVFFAVAWSIWWNHNQALHDDSGTPSRQVWEMANRILGEYKDACSLPAFSPTPTPLAWQAPPSGFFKVNVDGAASDDGRPSSIGVVMRDSRGFLIAASNKILPAPFSVEITEAMALQEGVLLALDMGISHVIVESDALSIIQAISDCDLGGEQGHIIQNIKDISSSFS is encoded by the coding sequence ATGGTATCCTCCCTTATTGATAATGATACCAAATGGGGGAAAGTAGAAGTGGTCAGGTCCATCTTTTTACCCTTTGAAGCTAgcacaattttaaaaatcccTCTTAACTATAATCTACCCAAAGACAACCTCATTTGGATAGGCAATAAACTAGGGGTCTTTACAGTCAAAAGCGCATACCACATTGCTTCAAGCCTTGTGGACTTAAATGAGGATGGGGAGTGCTCATTGTCTGATTTAAAAACATTGTTGTGGAAGAGGATTTGGGGCCAGAAAGTTCCACAAAAGCTCAAAATTTTTGCTTGGCGAACTTGTGTAAATGGCCTTCCTACTATGCTCAACTTAAGTCACAGGTGTATTCATTGCTCAAGCTTTTGCCCTCCATGTGACAAGGCTATCGAATCCACTGCCCATGCTCTACTCCTCTATGATCACGCCAAGCTGACTTGGACACAATGGCACAATTGTCTAGTTGATGTTACTTCCTCATCCAGAGAACCAGTGGACATTGCCTTAGACATTATTGAGAAAGGTTCCCCAAATGATTTGGAGGTTTTCTTTGCAGTGGCATGGTCCATTTGGTGGAATCATAACCAAGCTTTACATGATGACTCGGGCACTCCTTCAAGGCAGGTTTGGGAGATGGCAAACAGAATTCTTGGTGAGTATAAAGATGCTTGTTCCCTCCCTGCTTTTTCTCCAACCCCTACCCCATTGGCTTGGCAAGCCCCTCCCTCGGGTTTCTTCAAGGTTAATGTTGATGGTGCTGCTTCAGACGATGGCAGGCCTTCTAGTATTGGTGTGGTGATGCGTGATAGTCGGGGCTTCCTCATTGCAGCATCAAACAAAATTCTTCCAGCACCTTTCTCTGTTGAGATCACTGAAGCAATGGCACTGCAAGAAGGGGTGTTGCTTGCTTTAGATATGGGAATCTCCCATGTCATTGTGGAGTCCGATGCTCTCTCAATTATTCAAGCTATCTCTGATTGTGATCTGGGCGGTGAACAAGGGCACATTATTCAGAACATTAAAGAtatctcttcctctttttcctAG